From Paenibacillus sp. PL2-23:
ATATGTGAATGCACAGAATAGAAGAGGCAATGTCAACGGCCGATTTGTAGTGAGTGCGACAAGCAAGCATCCCGAAGTCGCTATACGTCTGGCTGATGCTTTCTACGATCCAGAGGTGCAGATGTTCTCCTTGTTCGGCAAGGAAGGCGAGGACTGGAGAAAAGCGGAGAGTGGCGAACAGGGTCTGGAAGGCAATCCAGCGACGTTCGTACGCTTGAAGAAAACTAGTGAAGTCGCGAATCACAGCTGGAATCAGGCCAACCCGACGAATCGGACTGTTGCTTTCCGAATTGGCGAAGCTATCAATGATCCGGTGAACAATGTAGAGTACATTCTGCATGCCTCGACCAAAAGCTATGAGCCGTTCCGTAACGAGACGGTTATGGTTCCGCCGCTCATCTTCAACGAAGCGCAGTCGTCAGAGCTGCTGGGCTTGCAGAAGACCATCAATGATTACGTCGACAACATGCTTGTCCAGTTCGTCATGGGCGATGCCAATCTGGAAGCCGGCTGGGACGGTTACCTGAACGAGCTGAGTAATATGAATATTAAGCGCTACCTGGAAATTATGCAGGAGGCGTACGATATTCGCTACAAGAAGTAAGGAATGATGAACAACCCCGACAAAACATCTTGTCGGGGTTATGATCATTAATAATAGCCATGTACGAGTCGGTGGGACTGTGCATGGCTATTTATTTTGCTCCAAGTAGAAAGCGCTCTCTGTAGGCGCCAGGGGTGATCCCCTCCTTGCTGCGGAAGATGCGGATGAAATAGCTGCTATGCTCATAGCCCACCTCATAAGCAATTTCCTGAATGCTGGTCATCGTATGGGCAAGCATATGTTTGGCTCGTTCCATTCGAATATGCTGCTGATATTGTAACGGTGTCATACCCGTATGCTTCTTCAGGCATCTGCTTAAATAGTCAATGTGGTAATGCAGCTCATCCTCAAGCTTCTTCGAGCTGAAGGGCTCCTGCATATGGTTCTCCAAATATCGAGCCATTCGGGTGCACAGCTCCAATGACCTCGACATGGGCCTCGTCTGGTAGATGACTTGCTGCAACTCAAGCAATAGCTGAGCAGTCAGGCTATGGAGCTCCAGTGCATTACGGATAAAAATGTGATTGCGAATCTCAACCATCCGATCCAGTATGGGGAGCAGAGGAGGCAAAACAACCTCCGTATGCTTAGGTAGATACATCGCATGTGATCGGGGGTTATGATCGTCATCCGTTGGCTGCTGAAGCGTCTCCATCCATTCGAAGCCGCCGCTATTCAACTCGCGAGGAGGAACAGGATGGCTGAAGTGTACATAATAGGTTTCCGTATTTTGTTCACAGGGGAGATGCCCGAAGTGGGTGCGTCCCGGTTCCAGCAGCAGCATACTGCCCGCCGTAATTGTATAGGGCTGGTCGTCTTCCGTCATATATAAAGTCCCATTGGTTACGATGATAAGATCGTAAAGGCTCCAGCTTCGCCGGAAATGTGCTTGCCCTTGCTTCCACCAGGAATGGCCAACAGTAACAAACTGCGGTAAAGGCGGGATGATAAACTCCAGCATCTTCATATTAGCGCCTCCATTAGCGGTCTATTCCTTAACAATAGGATAACGTTCGGCATACTGTCAATGGACAACTTCGGTTTGTGTAGTAGTCGGAATTGTCTCATTGGAAGTCGAGTATAACGCTTACAGAGCCAATGGCTAGAACGTATAATGGCAGGAAAGAAACAATGCTGAGGGGGAGAAGAATGAGGCAGACTTGGAGCTTGAATACGGATTGGAAGTTTTATTACGGGGACCTTGTTAATACCAATTACGACGCTGTGCACAAGGAAAGATATTCAAATCCGCATTGGATCAAGTCCGGTAATCATGGAATTGCCAAATGGGGGTATGACGATTCAACTTGGAGTGACGTTCGGGTTCCACACGACTTCGTGCTGGAGCGCGGCGAATATGATACGCAGGTGCCTGCGTCACACGGCTCGCTGAAGAAGGGTGTTGGCTGGTATCGCAGGGCATTTATGCTGACCGAGGATATCGCGTCGAAACGCTTAACTATTGAATTTGACGGGGTGTTCCGGAACTGCTCCATATGGGTGAACGGCCATTATGTAGGAGGTCATTTAAGCGGGTATACCAGCTTTGCTTATGATATTACAGAGGTGGTGCATGCCGAAGAGCCGAATGTAGTAGCGGTCCGGGTGGATGCAAGTGAATTCGAAGGCTGGTGGTATGAAGGCGGCGGCATATATCGCGAAGTTAGACTGGTAATGACGGATTCGCTGAGAATATCGCATTGGGGAACGTTCGTAAAGGCTGAGCTCGATTCAATTGAGAACAAAGCGCTTGTTGTCATCGAGACGGAGGTAGACAGCCATTACGAGAAGGACGTAGCATTTAAGCTGCAATCTGTCATCATGGGGCCAGATGGAGAGCTGGCTGGCGAAGCCGTTACATCTGCTGATATCTCCGCGGATGATAGTCTAACGCTCAAGCAGTCCGTTACTCTGGAGGCTCCTTGTCTCTGGTCCACGGATTCACCCAATTTATATACGCTCAAGAGTATGTTATTCATTGGAGACGAAGTTGTTGATAGATACGAAACGGTCTTCGGAGTGCGGACGATTGCCTTTGATGCCGAGCGAGGATTTCTGCTGAATGGTCAGCCGCTGAAGCTTAAGGGCGTATGCTGCCACGAGGATCATGCCGGCGTCGGCATGGCGGTGCCTGCAGCCGTTAATGAATTCCGTATTCAGCGATTAAAGGAGATGGGCTGCAATGCGTACCGAACGTCGCATAATCCGCCCGCTCCTTCCGTCCTTGAGGCTTGTGATCGGCTAGGCATGCTCGTCATTGATGAGGTGCGTCAAACGGATGCAACAAGTGAAGGGCTGAGCCAATTGAGAAGTCTCATCCGAAGGGACCGGAACCATCCATCCATTATCTTATGGTCGTTAGGCAATGAGGAAATGAATATTCAAGGGAAGGACGCAGGTGTGCGTATATTGCACGCCATGCAAAAACTTGCGCATAAACTTGATCCAAGCCGCAAGTGCACGTACGGTATGAATGCCGACTGGCTGCCGCTTACGCAGTATCATGAAGAGAACGGCTTCCATATCGACGTTCATGGCTTTAACTATATGATGAGAAGGAATTGGGATGCGTACGATCAGTTTCACAAGGCTTATCCGGACAAACCGTT
This genomic window contains:
- a CDS encoding AraC family transcriptional regulator; amino-acid sequence: MKMLEFIIPPLPQFVTVGHSWWKQGQAHFRRSWSLYDLIIVTNGTLYMTEDDQPYTITAGSMLLLEPGRTHFGHLPCEQNTETYYVHFSHPVPPRELNSGGFEWMETLQQPTDDDHNPRSHAMYLPKHTEVVLPPLLPILDRMVEIRNHIFIRNALELHSLTAQLLLELQQVIYQTRPMSRSLELCTRMARYLENHMQEPFSSKKLEDELHYHIDYLSRCLKKHTGMTPLQYQQHIRMERAKHMLAHTMTSIQEIAYEVGYEHSSYFIRIFRSKEGITPGAYRERFLLGAK
- the galA gene encoding beta-galactosidase GalA yields the protein MRQTWSLNTDWKFYYGDLVNTNYDAVHKERYSNPHWIKSGNHGIAKWGYDDSTWSDVRVPHDFVLERGEYDTQVPASHGSLKKGVGWYRRAFMLTEDIASKRLTIEFDGVFRNCSIWVNGHYVGGHLSGYTSFAYDITEVVHAEEPNVVAVRVDASEFEGWWYEGGGIYREVRLVMTDSLRISHWGTFVKAELDSIENKALVVIETEVDSHYEKDVAFKLQSVIMGPDGELAGEAVTSADISADDSLTLKQSVTLEAPCLWSTDSPNLYTLKSMLFIGDEVVDRYETVFGVRTIAFDAERGFLLNGQPLKLKGVCCHEDHAGVGMAVPAAVNEFRIQRLKEMGCNAYRTSHNPPAPSVLEACDRLGMLVIDEVRQTDATSEGLSQLRSLIRRDRNHPSIILWSLGNEEMNIQGKDAGVRILHAMQKLAHKLDPSRKCTYGMNADWLPLTQYHEENGFHIDVHGFNYMMRRNWDAYDQFHKAYPDKPFIGTENASTLSTRGVYRKSFADRSLNISEHGKATVIWSNSEREGLISAYGETYPLWGAQPEEAWKAAAEHDFVAGLFVWTGFDYRGETFPYEWPSVISRYGIMDLCGFPKDIYYYYQARWTSQPVLHLLPHWNWQGSEGELIDVWAFSNMDEVELFLNGNSAGRRPVPEHGHAEWQVVYEAGELMACGYRNGELVLTEVVATTGEPAQILLSSERTTLIADNEDVCIVQAAIADAAGRIVPNADALLTFSVEGHGQLIGTGNGNPESHEDDKSPCRRAFKGLCQVLVWANGAGGDIRLIAEAEGVKRGELTIHIETSDKTSLASTLRSAELIPTGTGRRDAADGGV